Proteins from a genomic interval of Helicoverpa zea isolate HzStark_Cry1AcR chromosome 31, ilHelZeax1.1, whole genome shotgun sequence:
- the LOC124645321 gene encoding uncharacterized protein LOC124645321 produces the protein MPEHQDPNESMKNALGIATGGDGKLPYRPFIDCMKEIRKEWGTQGTMDKIMKHLMSDPAPVTVKTLTDAGPVIPGYEVVVAAICFSSLAKLKEQGYISFVKDPRTLEITDVMLSIERFGTDHKPHELSEYDLFK, from the exons ATGCCTGAACATCAAGATCCAAATGAATCAATGAAAAATGCATTGGGGATTGCCACCGGGGGTGACGGCAAGTTACCCTATAGGCCATTTATAGACTGCATGAAAGAAATACG AAAAGAATGGGGCACTCAGGGAACAATGGACAAAATCATGAAGCATCTGATGTCAGACCCAGCCCCGGTGACAGTCAAGACGCTTACTGATGCAGGACCAGTCATTCCCGGCTATGAAGTTGTGGTTGCAGCTATTTGCTTCTCATCGTTAGCCA AATTAAAGGAGCAGGGCTACATCAGCTTCGTGAAGGACCCTCGCACGCTTGAGATAACAGATGTGATGCTCAGCATAGAAAGATTTGGCACCGATCACAAACCGCATGAACTAAGCGAATATGATTTGTTTAAGTAG